From Anaerohalosphaera lusitana, one genomic window encodes:
- a CDS encoding acyl-CoA dehydratase activase, producing the protein MICAGIDAGSRTIKAVLLDAERMVVLGEGVVDQGIEQKRLARLLLERIAEESGIGMDDIAYTVATGYGRGMLDFADKTITEITCHAAGVTYHLPETSVIIDIGGQDSKVIHLEADGTVYDFSMNDRCAAGTGRFLELVANRTEVPIERLGELASKSRSPAAISSMCVVFAETEIVGLMAEGVETSDIIAGVQFSIAERIAAMSGPVNGGGVTFTGGVAMIPGMRETLEDAVGAEVRVCSSPQKTGAMGAALLAARRVRNINKIGGRN; encoded by the coding sequence ATGATATGTGCGGGAATTGATGCAGGATCGAGGACGATAAAGGCGGTGCTGCTGGATGCTGAGCGGATGGTGGTGCTGGGTGAGGGGGTGGTCGATCAGGGGATCGAACAGAAGCGTCTTGCGAGGCTGCTGCTGGAGCGGATCGCGGAGGAGAGCGGGATCGGGATGGACGACATTGCATATACGGTTGCTACGGGGTATGGGCGGGGGATGCTTGATTTTGCGGACAAGACGATCACGGAGATAACGTGTCATGCGGCAGGCGTGACGTATCATTTGCCGGAGACGAGCGTTATCATCGATATCGGCGGGCAGGACAGCAAGGTAATACACCTGGAGGCTGACGGGACGGTTTATGATTTCAGCATGAATGACCGATGTGCGGCAGGTACGGGGCGGTTTCTGGAGCTGGTTGCAAATCGGACGGAGGTGCCTATAGAGAGGCTGGGGGAGCTGGCGAGCAAGAGCCGCAGTCCGGCGGCAATAAGCAGTATGTGCGTGGTTTTCGCGGAGACGGAGATCGTGGGATTGATGGCGGAGGGGGTTGAGACGAGTGACATTATCGCGGGGGTGCAGTTTTCGATCGCAGAGCGGATCGCGGCGATGAGCGGGCCGGTGAACGGTGGAGGTGTGACGTTTACGGGCGGGGTCGCGATGATACCGGGAATGAGGGAGACGCTCGAGGATGCGGTCGGTGCGGAAGTGCGAGTGTGTTCTTCGCCGCAGAAGACGGGGGCGATGGGAGCGGCGCTGCTGGCGGCGAGGCGTGTGAGAAATATCAACAAGATCGGTGGAAGGAACTAA
- a CDS encoding 2-hydroxyacyl-CoA dehydratase family protein: MDGPRKISLGEWKQRYERLCASGVIDAGEVRRLGYYFEDGDRRLGKLEFDNSVEALRLWNMLLSEEERLARHRDEGKIIVGAMKDLGTVPVLAYAFDEMVAFYPDGAWWTPCVMQMSAGLLKIADSLGMDESFCPVRAMLGAFVNGKHFPRPDVLTCSAGAVCDDFSVIAQRLEGLGFAIHWWEVPYRREVEKREDAMSLPGGVRAAREQVDFVRGQLEGVLGMLEGAAGRKLDEEELAKSIREANRVRGLLRELRRVVFGAEVCPLGAVEMLVAEMLAIHYCSDRNMCVRVLEGLLELVRKRAARGAGVLDASAVKVFWVNPPADLRVMNLLEDCGARLCGTDYLFTHAIDAISEDVEPMEALARAAMADPMVGSSGQRAERIARDAEEFGAGAVIVSRVPGASHCAMEGTIIRDELKRRTSLKVLEIEVPSVIDADHESLRTRIEALVETVGSVKQI; the protein is encoded by the coding sequence ATGGATGGGCCGAGGAAAATTTCGCTTGGGGAATGGAAGCAGAGGTATGAACGGCTTTGCGCGAGCGGCGTGATCGATGCGGGGGAGGTGCGGAGGCTTGGGTATTATTTTGAGGATGGGGACAGAAGGCTGGGTAAGCTGGAGTTTGACAATTCGGTTGAGGCGCTGCGGCTGTGGAACATGCTGTTGAGCGAGGAAGAGCGGCTCGCGCGGCACAGGGATGAGGGGAAGATAATCGTAGGGGCGATGAAGGATCTGGGGACAGTACCGGTGCTGGCGTATGCGTTCGACGAGATGGTCGCGTTCTATCCGGACGGTGCGTGGTGGACGCCGTGCGTAATGCAGATGAGTGCGGGGCTTTTGAAAATCGCGGATTCGCTGGGTATGGATGAGTCGTTCTGCCCGGTGCGGGCGATGCTGGGGGCGTTTGTGAACGGAAAGCATTTTCCGCGGCCTGATGTACTGACGTGCAGTGCGGGGGCGGTGTGCGATGACTTTTCGGTGATAGCGCAGCGGCTTGAGGGTTTGGGATTTGCGATACATTGGTGGGAGGTCCCTTACAGGCGGGAGGTCGAAAAAAGGGAAGATGCGATGAGTTTGCCCGGCGGGGTGAGGGCTGCGCGGGAGCAGGTGGATTTTGTCAGGGGACAGTTGGAGGGTGTTCTTGGCATGCTGGAGGGGGCCGCTGGACGGAAGCTGGACGAGGAGGAGCTGGCGAAGAGTATCCGGGAAGCGAACAGAGTGCGTGGGTTGCTGCGGGAATTGAGGAGGGTGGTTTTCGGGGCGGAAGTTTGTCCGCTGGGCGCGGTTGAGATGCTGGTGGCGGAGATGCTGGCGATACATTACTGTTCGGACAGGAACATGTGTGTGCGGGTGCTGGAGGGACTGTTGGAGCTGGTGAGGAAACGAGCTGCGAGAGGAGCGGGAGTGCTGGATGCGTCGGCGGTGAAGGTGTTCTGGGTGAATCCCCCTGCCGATCTGCGGGTGATGAATCTGCTGGAGGATTGTGGGGCGAGGCTTTGCGGGACGGATTATCTGTTTACGCATGCGATCGATGCGATCAGTGAGGACGTAGAGCCGATGGAGGCGCTGGCGCGGGCGGCGATGGCGGATCCGATGGTTGGGTCTAGCGGTCAGAGAGCTGAGAGGATCGCGCGGGATGCGGAAGAGTTCGGGGCGGGAGCTGTGATTGTGTCGCGAGTGCCGGGGGCGAGTCATTGCGCGATGGAGGGAACGATAATACGAGATGAATTGAAAAGACGAACGAGTTTGAAAGTGCTGGAGATCGAGGTGCCGTCGGTGATCGACGCGGATCATGAAAGTTTACGGACTCGGATCGAGGCGCTGGTGGAAACAGTTGGGAGCGTAAAACAAATATGA
- a CDS encoding 2-hydroxyacyl-CoA dehydratase family protein, translated as MVGYTSGYVPVELIEAAGHEAKFVRPSMAGGAECLRLREGMCPYAAGTVASLLGRDDLDAFVGAGTCDQVRRCFEAMRDEFGGEMFVLNVPVTRGTASQGMFGAEVERLERFLKELKDSTNDDEVLEDGRDEQRTRFEDGSGELVLGVIGAPIAAEGLMLGEIAGARLVDMMGPVRLGEFGGCESDMDGLVRKYFVEVLDIRQRSNAGWYEWLREWSGSGAVDGLILHRYTWCDLWHGELGRIKEAAGVAVIDLEINEAGSYASANTVTRLNAFGEMLS; from the coding sequence GTGGTTGGTTATACATCGGGGTATGTGCCGGTCGAACTAATCGAGGCGGCGGGGCATGAGGCGAAATTCGTAAGGCCCAGCATGGCGGGCGGTGCGGAGTGCTTGAGGCTGAGAGAGGGAATGTGTCCGTATGCGGCTGGAACGGTTGCGAGTCTGTTGGGGAGGGATGATCTGGACGCGTTTGTGGGGGCGGGTACGTGCGACCAGGTGCGACGTTGTTTTGAGGCGATGAGGGATGAGTTCGGCGGGGAGATGTTCGTGCTGAACGTGCCGGTAACGAGGGGAACGGCTTCGCAGGGGATGTTCGGTGCGGAGGTTGAGAGGCTGGAGCGGTTTCTGAAGGAACTAAAAGATAGCACCAATGACGATGAAGTTTTGGAGGATGGCAGGGATGAACAGCGGACGAGGTTCGAGGATGGGAGCGGAGAGCTGGTGCTGGGGGTGATCGGGGCGCCTATTGCGGCGGAGGGATTGATGTTAGGTGAGATCGCGGGGGCTCGGCTGGTGGATATGATGGGGCCCGTGCGGTTGGGCGAGTTCGGAGGTTGCGAAAGTGATATGGACGGGTTGGTGAGGAAGTATTTTGTAGAGGTGCTGGACATTCGGCAGAGATCGAACGCGGGATGGTACGAGTGGCTTAGGGAGTGGAGCGGCTCGGGAGCTGTGGACGGGCTTATCCTGCATCGGTATACGTGGTGCGATCTGTGGCACGGTGAGCTCGGGCGGATAAAGGAGGCAGCAGGAGTGGCGGTTATCGATCTGGAGATAAACGAGGCTGGGAGTTATGCGTCGGCGAATACTGTGACGAGGTTGAATGCGTTTGGGGAGATGTTGAGTTAA
- a CDS encoding double-cubane-cluster-containing anaerobic reductase codes for MSTNCGCGAGGGNGQDERSGGCGADDGCGGASGPLGHFENMISNCYEYATAAKESGRGIVGIMCEYTPREVIMAAGALPVCLCGGSAEKAVEAHRELPANLCPLIKSTYGYVMDGSNLFLKMADVVVAETTCDGKKKMYELMARKKDMIVLELVQKPGEEGALARWTAEVVKLRDRLGEKLGVEITDEKLWEAVRVMNRERRLRRRIAELMEAEDPPLSGSEVLAMKSTISGIEADLVKYEEAAEYYGSGAAGSVGENRVRVLLTGVPTVHGAEKVVKLIEEAGGVVVCMENCTGVKPILEDVDEEAEDAIEAIAAKYLHLPCSVMTPNAGRLESIERLAKQYRADCVVDLVWQACLTYDVESRLVKELAEGELGLPYLKIETDYSPSDAARIAVRLEAMFEMVEGN; via the coding sequence ATGAGTACGAATTGCGGATGCGGTGCTGGAGGCGGAAACGGTCAGGATGAGCGGAGCGGTGGTTGCGGTGCTGATGATGGTTGCGGCGGTGCGAGCGGGCCTTTAGGGCATTTTGAGAATATGATCTCGAACTGTTATGAGTATGCGACTGCGGCGAAGGAGAGCGGGCGCGGGATCGTCGGGATCATGTGCGAGTATACGCCGAGGGAGGTGATCATGGCGGCGGGTGCGCTTCCGGTCTGTCTTTGCGGGGGGAGTGCGGAGAAAGCGGTGGAGGCGCATAGGGAGCTGCCGGCGAATCTGTGTCCGCTGATCAAGTCGACGTACGGATATGTAATGGACGGGTCGAATTTGTTTCTGAAGATGGCGGATGTGGTGGTGGCGGAGACAACGTGTGACGGCAAGAAGAAGATGTATGAGCTGATGGCGAGGAAGAAGGATATGATCGTGCTGGAGCTGGTGCAGAAGCCGGGCGAAGAGGGAGCTTTGGCGCGGTGGACGGCTGAGGTGGTGAAACTGCGGGATCGGCTTGGGGAAAAGCTGGGGGTGGAGATCACGGATGAGAAGCTGTGGGAGGCAGTGCGGGTGATGAACAGGGAGCGAAGGCTGCGGCGGAGGATCGCAGAGTTGATGGAAGCGGAGGATCCGCCTTTGAGCGGGAGCGAGGTACTGGCGATGAAAAGTACTATTTCGGGTATAGAGGCCGACCTTGTAAAGTATGAGGAGGCGGCGGAGTATTACGGCAGCGGCGCGGCTGGGAGCGTTGGCGAGAATCGTGTGCGGGTGCTGCTGACGGGGGTGCCGACGGTGCATGGGGCGGAGAAGGTGGTGAAGCTTATAGAGGAGGCTGGCGGGGTCGTGGTGTGCATGGAGAACTGCACAGGGGTCAAGCCGATACTGGAGGACGTGGACGAGGAGGCGGAGGACGCGATAGAGGCGATCGCGGCTAAGTACCTGCATCTGCCATGTTCGGTTATGACGCCTAATGCGGGCAGGCTGGAGTCGATAGAGCGGCTTGCAAAGCAATACCGGGCGGATTGCGTGGTAGACCTGGTGTGGCAGGCGTGTCTGACTTACGATGTGGAGTCGCGGCTGGTGAAGGAGCTCGCGGAGGGTGAGCTTGGTCTGCCTTATTTGAAGATCGAGACGGATTATTCGCCTTCTGATGCTGCAAGGATCGCGGTTCGACTGGAGGCGATGTTCGAGATGGTGGAGGGTAATTAG
- a CDS encoding class I SAM-dependent methyltransferase produces the protein MKCNEEISVEDVQEVYSGAEMRLWELLMGEQIHVGGLESSMELAEKAGIQAGSRGVDLCCCTGAGMKFLVRMCGVESMVGIDVTEMMVAEARERAHQEGLAERLEFVHADACATGLADGMYDFVWGEDAWCYVKDKDTLIVEAVRLVRDGGEIAFTDWVEGAVAMNENEAERFLRFMKFANVQDVDGYAGLLEATGCEVEIAEDTGRFAGCCDLYIDSVRRQYMYDALKILGFDMDALGAVAEEMCFLRDMAKAGKICQALFVAKKKG, from the coding sequence ATGAAGTGCAATGAGGAGATTTCGGTCGAGGATGTACAGGAGGTTTACAGCGGTGCGGAGATGCGGCTGTGGGAATTGCTGATGGGTGAGCAGATCCATGTCGGCGGGCTGGAATCTTCGATGGAGCTGGCGGAGAAGGCGGGGATCCAGGCGGGGTCGCGCGGTGTGGATCTTTGCTGCTGTACGGGTGCGGGGATGAAATTTCTGGTGCGGATGTGCGGGGTGGAGTCGATGGTCGGGATAGATGTGACGGAAATGATGGTAGCCGAGGCGAGGGAGCGGGCACATCAGGAAGGACTTGCGGAGAGGCTGGAGTTCGTGCATGCGGATGCGTGTGCGACGGGGCTGGCAGATGGAATGTACGATTTTGTGTGGGGTGAGGATGCATGGTGCTATGTGAAGGATAAGGATACACTGATCGTGGAGGCGGTTCGGCTGGTGCGGGACGGGGGGGAAATCGCGTTTACGGACTGGGTGGAGGGAGCGGTCGCGATGAATGAGAATGAGGCGGAGAGATTTTTGCGGTTCATGAAGTTTGCGAATGTGCAGGATGTCGACGGGTATGCGGGGTTGCTGGAGGCGACGGGGTGCGAGGTCGAGATCGCGGAGGATACGGGGCGATTTGCGGGGTGCTGTGATCTGTATATAGACTCGGTGCGGAGGCAGTATATGTATGATGCGCTGAAGATACTGGGATTCGATATGGATGCGCTGGGGGCGGTTGCGGAAGAGATGTGTTTTCTGCGGGATATGGCGAAGGCTGGAAAGATATGTCAGGCGTTGTTCGTTGCGAAGAAGAAGGGTTAG